A region of the Polynucleobacter asymbioticus genome:
AGGAGCTGCTGATGAATCTGAAAATTAATAGCCGTCATGTTGAAGTTACTCCAGCTATGCGTTCCCACCTTGAGGCTGGGTTAGCAAAAATTCGCAAACACTTTGACCACGTCCTAGATGCCTCCGCATTTTTAATTGTCGATAACGCCAAAGAGAAAAATCTTCGTCAAGCAGCTGAGATCACTATTCACCTCAAGGGCAAAGAACTTTTTGCTGAAGCACATCACGCTGATCTCTACCATGCAATGGATGCAGTGGTCGATAAGCTTGAACGTCAAGTAGTCAAGCACAAGGAAAAGATCCAAGACCATCATCACGAAAAGCACTTTGAGTGATTCTTGGCGTCAGGACACCTATAATCAACCGACATGAATGCCCTGACCGATCTTTTCGCTTTAGACCGCATTGCCTTAAATAGCCCCGCTAAAAATCGGGCTGAGGCATTTGCGGCCGTAGGACAACTATTTGCTAAGCAGGCGGGACTTGAGGCTGAAGCAATTGTTGGCTTCTTAAATGCTCGCGAGGACTTAGGATCTACAGCTCTAGGTGCTGGCGTTGCTATCCCGCACGGCAGGGTAAAAGGCCTCAAGAGCCCGATTGCCGCATTTGTCAAATTAAAAGATCCGATTGAATTTGCCGCACCCGATGGTGAGGCTGTTTCTACTTTGATCTTTTTGCTCGTCCCTGAAAAAGCGACTCAGCAACATCTAGAAATTCTGTCCTCGATTGCACAACTGCTCTCCGACCAAGATGCCCGCAAATCGCTTGCCTCGGAAGACAGTCCAGAAAAGGTGTGCCAGTTGTTACAGACTTGGGGCTCCGCTTGACAACTCAACCCCTACTCCTTGAGGGAGTCACAGCCCAGCAGATCTTTGATGACAATGTCTCTGACTTGAAGCTTTCCTGGATTGGGGGTCTAGAAGGTGCAGATCGCACCTTTCCTCCAGAAGCTGTTAAGGCGGCTGCAGCCAGCTCAGACTTAGTAGGCCATTTAAACCTCATTCACCCAAGCCGGATTCAGATTTTTGGTGAGCAAGAGGTTGACTACCATGCTCAGTTAGAACAAAAGCAAAGGCAAGATCAGATCTCCAGCTTGATTTCTAAAACGCCACCTTGTGTGATTGTGGCTGATGGGAAAACAGCTGATGCTGATCTGCAACTGTTCTGCCAAAGATCCTCCACTCCGCTCTTTACAACGTCCATCTCGGCAGCCGAGGTGATTGACCACCTACGTACGTACCTCACCAAGATTGGCGCGCCCCAGATCACCAAACATGGCGTATTCATGGACATCTTGGGCTTAGGTGTCCTGATCATGGGTGAATCTGGCCTGGGCAAAAGTGAATTGGGCTTAGAGCTCATTTCTCGCGGCCATGGTTTAGTAGCAGATGACGCCGTGGATTTTGCTCGCCTAGGGCCAGACTACATCGAAGGTCGCTGCCCCGTGATTCTGCGTAACCTCTTAGAAGTTCGTGGGCTGGGTTTACTGGATATCCGCACCATCTTTGGTGAAACAGCTGTGCGTCGTAAATTGAAATTACGTTTGATCGTTCAGCTCGTTCGTCGTAATGATGGTGAATTTGAGCGCCTTCCATTGGAAGCGCAACATATCGATGTCCTGGGCATTCCAATTAGAACCGTCAAAATTCAAGTGGCTGCAGGACGCAACTTAGCGGTTCTAGTTGAGGCTGCAGTTCGCAATACTATTTTGCAACTGCGTGGAATTGATACCTTAAAAGAATTTATGGAGCGCCAACGTTTGCAAATGAATGCTGAGGCAGAGTCCACCAAGTCACAAGGTCGTCTCATTTAATATGCAAATCAATCTGATTACCGGTATTTCCGGCTCAGGTAAATCTGTTGCGCTGAGAGCCTTTGAGGATGCAGGGTATGACTGTGTAGACAATCTACCAGTAGCTTTATTAGCAAATCTGATTGAGACCCTAGAAAAAGAGAAAAGTGATCGAGTGGCAGTGGCAATTGATGCGCGCCGCGGTCAAACCATTTCAGAACTACCTACTATTTTAGAAGCCTTACGGCGTCACCATGATGTACGCATTATTTTTCTGAATGCGGATACCAATACCCTAATACAGCGTTTTTCAGAAACACGTCGCCGACACCCACTCTCTGGAAAGACACAAGAAACACAAGAAACTACTTTGATAGAGGCAATTGATAAAGAGCGCAGCCTGCTTGAGCCATTGCGCACTCAAGCCCATAGCATTGATACCAGCAATCTGCCATCCCATGCGCTGCGCTCTTGGATACAAGACCTTCTAAAAGATAAGCCTCAAGGCCTCACCGTGATTTTTGAATCTTTTGGATTTAAAAAGGGTTTGCCAAGTGAAGCTGACCTGGTCTTCGATGTTCGCTGTTTACCTAACCCCCACTATGACAAAGCTTTACGCCCCCTATCAGGCAAGGATCAAGCTGTCCGAGAATTTTTAGAAAAAATTTCTGAAGTAGTCAGCATGGAAAAAGATATCACTGCGTTTATCGAAAAGTGGTTGCCACACTACATTGCAGACGGACGCAGTTACCTGACTGTTGCGATTGGCTGTACTGGCGGACAACATCGCTCTGTTTATTTGGTAACGCGCCTTGTTGAACACTTCCAAGCCCAGAAAGAGTTAGCAGCACTCCAAATCAATTTCTTGACTCGCCATCGCGAGCTAGACTCAAGCCCTGTAAAAGCAGCTTAATTGGCTGAGGTAGGCCGTATTTACCAAGCTGACGTAAGGGAACCCACTTTAAGTTCTCGCCTGAGAATTTCACAGCATCACTTGAAGTCACATGCCAAATCTGCATCCATAAACGGCGATGCGTAAAGACATGCTTGATCTCTACCCCCCGCTCAATAGATTGACAACTTTTCAAAGCGCTAGAGATCTGTTCATCTGGCAGTACCAGCTGAAATAATTCTTTCGCAGTTAAATTCATTGAATTGTTGGCTGAAGGTTCAGAGATTTTTTCTTTTGCTCTCCACGTAGATTCGGGCAAAGACCATAATCCTCCCCAGATGGCTTTGTCTGGACGCCTTTGTAGCAAAACAGAATTAGCATGCCGGAGTAACAGCATGTCACAATTAAATTCGGGAGATTTTGCTTTAGCCAGCTTACGAGGTAATAACAAAACTTGATCGCTAAGATTAGCCTGACATTCTTTTTCGAACGGGCATTTCTTCTCACCACTCAAGCAGACTGGCTTACGAGAGGTGCACCACGTTGCCCCAAAATCCATCAAAGCCTGTGTGTATACCGGCATATCCGTAGATTTTTTAGGCAGGAGTGTTTTGGCTAGCGACCATAACGCTTCACTCACTACTTTTTCTTGGATGGCGCCATCTATACCAAACAGTCTTGCCAAAATTCGTTTGACGTTTGCATCCAGAATGGGTGCGCGCTCATGAAATGCAAATGCAGCTACAGCACCTGCTGTAGATTTACCGATGCCCTTGAGTTGTTCAAGTAATACCGGATCCTGTGGAAATACTCCCCCAAACTCTTCCATAACTTGCTTGGCGCAGGCATGAAGATTCCGAGCACGCGTGTAATAGCCGAGCCCCGCCCATTCAGCCAAGACATCATCTAATGGTGCAGCAGCCAGCTTCTTCACGTTCGGAAAGCGCCTCATGAAGCGGGGATAGCGCTCCAAAACAGTCGCGACCTGAGTTTGCTGCAGCATGATTTCAGAAACCCATACTGCGTAAGGATCTCGAATACTTTGCCATGGCAAACCTTGGCGCCCGTCCTTGCCATGCCAAGCGATCAGCTTGGTGGCGAAGTGCTTGATCAGCGCTTCTGACATTGGGGGCAAAAATAAGTAGAGCGTTGACCTTGCACTATTTGTTTAATCTGTGTCTTGCAAACCTTGCATGGCCGATCTTTACGATCGTAGACTTTGGTCTGCACCATGAAGTGTCCTGGGTCACCTTCACTATTCACAAAGTCTTTGAGAGAACTGCCACCTGCAGCAATCGCTTTTTTCAAAATCAATCTCACAGCGGCAGCTAGCCGAGAACATTGGGGACGAGTGAGCTTTCCAGCAGCCTTTGCCGGATGGATTCCAGCCTCGAACAAACTTTCAGAACAATAGATATTGCCAACGCCCACCACCGCTTGTCCTGCTAGTAAAAATTGCTTCACGGCAACACTACGCTTGCGTGAGGATTGATATATGACATCCGCGCCAAGCTCACCTTCAAACTCTAGTGAAAACGGCTCCACCCCGAGTTTTTGCAAGAGCGCATTACTCTCAATAGGGCCTTTAGATTTTGGATGCCATAAAACTGCGCCAAACTTTCGGGGATCATGTAAGCGCAAACTGAGCTTGCCAAACTCGAATGTCACACGATCATGCGGCTTCAGGGAATCGCTACCAGGAAGCACTCGCAATGTTCCTGTCATGCCTAAGTGGAGTAATAGATATCCAGTATCGAACTCCATTAAAAGATACTTCCCGCGGCGCTGTATTCCCAATACCTTCTGACCCGAAAGTAAGGCATTGAGATTGCTAGGAACGGGCCAACGTAGGCGACCATCAATAATTTTGACTGCACTCACCCTACGACCCTCTAAATGGGGCTGGATACCCAATCGGGTAACTTCGACTTCTGGGAGTTCTGGCATAAATGAATTGTAGATTCGCGGATTAGAATGTGCTCATGACCAAATTTTCATTCAAGACTTCTTTAAGGGTCTTATTGCTCGCAACTGGACTTGGCTTAGGTCTTTCCTCCAGCTATGCCATTGCCAAAAATAGCAGTCTAGATAGCGGTCAAGCTGTCTTTGAGGTCTTGGCCTCCGAAATCGCCTTACAACGCGGTGAAGCTGGGCTGGCATATAGAACCTACTTGGAGCTCGCCCGCCAACTCGACGATCCCCGCTTAGCGCAAAGAGCGATGGAAATTGCTATCACTGCAGGCGCACCGGAATTGGCGCTGCAAGCAGCTCAAACCTGGGATAGTTTGGCTGGGTCTAAGCAAACTAAACCCAAAGAAGTGCTCGTCACACTCTTAATCTTGAATCAACGCTGGTCCGATGCAGTCAAACCAGCCATCTCCCTTTTAAATCAGCAGACACCGGCGCAGCGTGAAAATACCTTGCTACAGATTCAGTCGCTACTAGCTAAAGCAAATGACGAATCAGAAGCCTTAAGAGCTTTTTATGAAATCGTCTCAACCTTAAAGCCAGAACCAAAAGATCCTGGGCTGCTCTATACCTATGCGATGTCTGCTGAAAAATCCGGACACATCGATGTTATGGAAAAAATTCTGCGAGAAATCTTGCGGAAAAATCCAAATGATGCGAATAGTCTGAATGCACTTGGTTACTCGCTGGCTGATCGCAATCAGAAATTGCCGGAGGCATTCAAACTCATTAGCAAAGCACATCAACTCTCACCTAAAGATGGGTTTATTTTGGACAGCCTTGGTTGGGTGAACTTTCGTATGGGCAAAAATGCGCTTGCGCTTGAGCAACTGCAACAAGCTTTTAATATGAAACCTGAAGCTGATATTGCTGCGCATATCGGGGAAGTCTTATGGGCCATGAATCGTCCAGTCGAAGCAGAAGATATATGGCGTAAGGGGCAGCAGTTAGATGCTAACAATCCCACACTCAAAGAAACCTTGAAGCGCTTGAAGCCGGACTGGTCAGTTGCAGATACGCCCCTCAAAGGCTCATGGGACGGGCGTTTTGCAGTGAAGGTTACTGGTCTCACCGAAGGTAAAAATCAAGGTGGATCAGGTGGATTTACTTTGACTCAAGATGCACTGACTGATGTATTGGAAATACGTAATCCAATGGGTGGATCAATTGCCAAAATTACGATTAAACCTGGTGAAGCAATTCTGGAGCGTGATGGTCAACTCACCACCGCAATTGATGCCGATACTCTCATTCAAGATACATTAGGACTGCCGCTCCCTGCTCGTGGTTTATCAGACTGGTTACGTGGACAGACTCGTCCTGGTAGCAATGCCAGCGTTGAAAGAAATGCAAAAGGGCAAGTGAGCAAAATCACGCAAGATGGTTGGACGTTAAATTACAACTGGAA
Encoded here:
- the hpf gene encoding ribosome hibernation-promoting factor, HPF/YfiA family; translation: MNLKINSRHVEVTPAMRSHLEAGLAKIRKHFDHVLDASAFLIVDNAKEKNLRQAAEITIHLKGKELFAEAHHADLYHAMDAVVDKLERQVVKHKEKIQDHHHEKHFE
- a CDS encoding PTS sugar transporter subunit IIA, producing MNALTDLFALDRIALNSPAKNRAEAFAAVGQLFAKQAGLEAEAIVGFLNAREDLGSTALGAGVAIPHGRVKGLKSPIAAFVKLKDPIEFAAPDGEAVSTLIFLLVPEKATQQHLEILSSIAQLLSDQDARKSLASEDSPEKVCQLLQTWGSA
- the hprK gene encoding HPr(Ser) kinase/phosphatase, producing the protein MTTQPLLLEGVTAQQIFDDNVSDLKLSWIGGLEGADRTFPPEAVKAAAASSDLVGHLNLIHPSRIQIFGEQEVDYHAQLEQKQRQDQISSLISKTPPCVIVADGKTADADLQLFCQRSSTPLFTTSISAAEVIDHLRTYLTKIGAPQITKHGVFMDILGLGVLIMGESGLGKSELGLELISRGHGLVADDAVDFARLGPDYIEGRCPVILRNLLEVRGLGLLDIRTIFGETAVRRKLKLRLIVQLVRRNDGEFERLPLEAQHIDVLGIPIRTVKIQVAAGRNLAVLVEAAVRNTILQLRGIDTLKEFMERQRLQMNAEAESTKSQGRLI
- the rapZ gene encoding RNase adapter RapZ, which gives rise to MQINLITGISGSGKSVALRAFEDAGYDCVDNLPVALLANLIETLEKEKSDRVAVAIDARRGQTISELPTILEALRRHHDVRIIFLNADTNTLIQRFSETRRRHPLSGKTQETQETTLIEAIDKERSLLEPLRTQAHSIDTSNLPSHALRSWIQDLLKDKPQGLTVIFESFGFKKGLPSEADLVFDVRCLPNPHYDKALRPLSGKDQAVREFLEKISEVVSMEKDITAFIEKWLPHYIADGRSYLTVAIGCTGGQHRSVYLVTRLVEHFQAQKELAALQINFLTRHRELDSSPVKAA
- the mutY gene encoding A/G-specific adenine glycosylase, which codes for MSEALIKHFATKLIAWHGKDGRQGLPWQSIRDPYAVWVSEIMLQQTQVATVLERYPRFMRRFPNVKKLAAAPLDDVLAEWAGLGYYTRARNLHACAKQVMEEFGGVFPQDPVLLEQLKGIGKSTAGAVAAFAFHERAPILDANVKRILARLFGIDGAIQEKVVSEALWSLAKTLLPKKSTDMPVYTQALMDFGATWCTSRKPVCLSGEKKCPFEKECQANLSDQVLLLPRKLAKAKSPEFNCDMLLLRHANSVLLQRRPDKAIWGGLWSLPESTWRAKEKISEPSANNSMNLTAKELFQLVLPDEQISSALKSCQSIERGVEIKHVFTHRRLWMQIWHVTSSDAVKFSGENLKWVPLRQLGKYGLPQPIKLLLQGLSLARDGESRN
- the mutM gene encoding bifunctional DNA-formamidopyrimidine glycosylase/DNA-(apurinic or apyrimidinic site) lyase gives rise to the protein MPELPEVEVTRLGIQPHLEGRRVSAVKIIDGRLRWPVPSNLNALLSGQKVLGIQRRGKYLLMEFDTGYLLLHLGMTGTLRVLPGSDSLKPHDRVTFEFGKLSLRLHDPRKFGAVLWHPKSKGPIESNALLQKLGVEPFSLEFEGELGADVIYQSSRKRSVAVKQFLLAGQAVVGVGNIYCSESLFEAGIHPAKAAGKLTRPQCSRLAAAVRLILKKAIAAGGSSLKDFVNSEGDPGHFMVQTKVYDRKDRPCKVCKTQIKQIVQGQRSTYFCPQCQKR
- a CDS encoding lipoprotein insertase outer membrane protein LolB, with translation MTKFSFKTSLRVLLLATGLGLGLSSSYAIAKNSSLDSGQAVFEVLASEIALQRGEAGLAYRTYLELARQLDDPRLAQRAMEIAITAGAPELALQAAQTWDSLAGSKQTKPKEVLVTLLILNQRWSDAVKPAISLLNQQTPAQRENTLLQIQSLLAKANDESEALRAFYEIVSTLKPEPKDPGLLYTYAMSAEKSGHIDVMEKILREILRKNPNDANSLNALGYSLADRNQKLPEAFKLISKAHQLSPKDGFILDSLGWVNFRMGKNALALEQLQQAFNMKPEADIAAHIGEVLWAMNRPVEAEDIWRKGQQLDANNPTLKETLKRLKPDWSVADTPLKGSWDGRFAVKVTGLTEGKNQGGSGGFTLTQDALTDVLEIRNPMGGSIAKITIKPGEAILERDGQLTTAIDADTLIQDTLGLPLPARGLSDWLRGQTRPGSNASVERNAKGQVSKITQDGWTLNYNWKDARYLEKLTMNRSSNIGSIDIRLVFDTPNE